Proteins co-encoded in one Natronorubrum daqingense genomic window:
- a CDS encoding ABC transporter substrate-binding protein, whose protein sequence is MTTVAGCAGRGGDDDVFRIGHIAPTTDPMGIGSERSAEIAVDQIDEILDQEVELLTGDTEGEVDEAESDIETMIVEDNIDLLVGTFVTEVTQGNMDFVAQRDVPFIITGSADTETVVDYHGEDYETYKNIFRTGPINSSLQAESVVEYAEFLADEHGWTSFGLLRDDAAWTVPFGDEIPGLFEETDLSLDYETAADIETDDFSSYYDSFESEGVDVVLRIAAHANGANLVSTWQGEYDFAMEGIHVTSMSPEFWDQTNGACLYESTGQAGAGGVTEMSEGDETMSFVEAYQEEYGDEEPSMPMYMGFNTYDAINFYKEAVEDAGTADYDNDLDDIVDAMLSLTYDGTAGEISLYGEDGEYPHDVQEVRDEDGRIVNFPFTQWQEGGEVECVFPETYATADHQAPDWM, encoded by the coding sequence ATGACGACAGTTGCAGGGTGTGCTGGCCGTGGTGGTGACGACGACGTCTTCCGAATCGGTCACATTGCTCCGACGACCGATCCAATGGGGATCGGGTCGGAACGGAGCGCGGAGATCGCGGTCGATCAGATCGACGAAATTCTCGATCAAGAGGTCGAACTCTTGACTGGTGATACGGAAGGAGAGGTCGACGAAGCGGAATCGGATATCGAGACGATGATCGTCGAGGACAACATCGATCTCCTCGTCGGGACGTTCGTCACCGAGGTAACGCAGGGGAACATGGACTTCGTCGCCCAACGCGACGTGCCGTTCATCATCACCGGTTCTGCCGACACCGAGACTGTCGTCGACTACCACGGCGAGGACTACGAGACGTACAAGAACATCTTCAGAACGGGACCGATCAACTCGTCGCTTCAGGCGGAGTCGGTCGTCGAGTACGCGGAGTTCCTCGCCGACGAACACGGCTGGACCTCGTTCGGATTGCTCCGCGACGACGCCGCGTGGACGGTGCCATTCGGCGACGAGATTCCCGGCCTGTTCGAGGAAACTGACCTCTCGCTCGATTACGAGACAGCCGCCGACATCGAGACGGATGACTTCTCCTCGTACTACGATTCCTTCGAAAGCGAAGGAGTCGACGTCGTCCTTCGGATCGCTGCACACGCCAATGGGGCGAATCTGGTCTCCACGTGGCAAGGGGAGTACGACTTCGCAATGGAGGGTATTCACGTCACGTCGATGTCCCCAGAATTCTGGGATCAGACCAACGGAGCCTGCCTCTACGAGTCGACGGGACAGGCGGGCGCTGGCGGCGTCACCGAGATGAGCGAGGGCGACGAAACGATGTCGTTCGTCGAGGCCTATCAGGAGGAGTACGGGGACGAAGAGCCGAGCATGCCGATGTACATGGGCTTCAACACGTACGACGCGATCAACTTCTACAAGGAAGCCGTCGAGGACGCCGGAACCGCCGACTATGACAACGACCTCGACGACATCGTCGACGCCATGCTCAGTCTCACCTACGACGGGACGGCGGGCGAGATCAGCCTCTACGGCGAAGACGGCGAGTATCCACACGACGTTCAGGAAGTCCGCGACGAAGACGGCCGAATCGTCAACTTCCCCTTCACACAGTGGCAAGAAGGCGGGGAAGTCGAGTGCGTCTTCCCGGAGACGTACGCGACGGCAGACCACCAAGCCCCCGACTGGATGTGA
- a CDS encoding branched-chain amino acid ABC transporter permease has product MLDSIISILVTGAMLSAVYALIAVGFTMIFGVGGVLNLAHGGLIMIGAYTYLVVTDASFVGLHPVVGFVVAIAIAAIASYVLYIGLVQFIEDDIVITFLATVVVALLLTQLATMQFTTNSYTLAVWGGSFHLESVGVRVRYNDLLGFVASWIAIGLLWYYVTKTDQGRSILAASMSERGAQLTGVDLRAVKARTWLIAGGLAGLAGIFLGTRTYPADPEMWLNPLALAFIIVVIGGIGSIKGSIVAAYLIGYLETIAITQLGASYQGIFALIVLVAVLIVLPEGLYGREFVHD; this is encoded by the coding sequence ATGTTAGATAGTATTATTTCGATACTCGTCACCGGAGCGATGCTCAGCGCAGTCTACGCGCTCATCGCCGTCGGCTTCACGATGATCTTCGGCGTCGGCGGCGTGCTCAACCTCGCCCACGGCGGGTTGATCATGATCGGTGCGTACACGTACCTAGTCGTCACCGATGCCAGCTTCGTCGGACTCCACCCCGTCGTCGGGTTCGTCGTCGCGATTGCAATCGCCGCAATCGCGTCCTACGTCCTCTACATCGGACTGGTGCAGTTCATCGAAGACGACATCGTGATCACGTTCCTGGCGACCGTCGTCGTCGCGCTCCTCCTCACGCAACTCGCGACGATGCAGTTCACGACGAACTCGTACACGCTCGCCGTCTGGGGCGGCTCGTTCCACCTCGAGTCGGTCGGCGTTCGCGTCAGGTACAACGATCTCCTCGGGTTCGTCGCCTCGTGGATCGCCATCGGCTTGCTCTGGTACTACGTGACGAAGACGGACCAGGGTCGCTCGATTCTCGCGGCTTCTATGAGCGAACGAGGGGCGCAGTTGACCGGCGTCGATCTCCGCGCCGTCAAGGCTCGAACGTGGCTGATCGCCGGCGGCCTCGCCGGCCTCGCCGGGATCTTCCTCGGCACGCGGACCTACCCCGCGGACCCGGAGATGTGGTTGAACCCGCTCGCACTGGCGTTCATCATCGTCGTCATCGGCGGGATCGGGAGTATCAAAGGCTCGATCGTCGCCGCGTATCTGATCGGCTACCTCGAGACGATCGCGATCACCCAACTGGGTGCGAGTTATCAGGGCATCTTCGCGCTGATCGTGCTCGTGGCAGTGTTGATCGTCCTGCCGGAAGGCCTCTACGGGAGGGAGTTCGTCCATGACTGA
- a CDS encoding branched-chain amino acid ABC transporter permease, which produces MTDSTPRFTTPFGSMNTVQFAFIAASVLALLTAPFWSAMLPSHLALMQALTIACIWAIFAMGWDIQSGYTGYISFGHSVLSGAAGYTTAMLIYNVDPNMSLWITIPLSIIVTVLIGLVIALPSLRLRGPYFSLITFAAVLVFYRMLRPLSEYTGGETGISRNIYTYGSDTTILGFELFYYEVRYYIALVPMLLVALGLLYISRSNNGMVFKAIRENESAVEAAGLDATKFKIWSFAVSSVPMGIGGVLLVHRFGSVDPELFVIVDNSIEMIAMAVLGGIGSILGPIAGAFFFIVANDYLLPGFGNVLPIIDFGTTTRYAVLWTLVLLVLVFARDGLGRKLWNWLGRLGGDDR; this is translated from the coding sequence ATGACTGATAGCACGCCGCGATTCACGACGCCGTTTGGATCGATGAACACGGTACAGTTCGCGTTCATCGCCGCGTCCGTGCTCGCACTGCTCACCGCGCCGTTTTGGAGCGCAATGTTGCCGAGTCACCTCGCGCTCATGCAGGCGTTGACGATCGCGTGTATCTGGGCCATCTTCGCGATGGGTTGGGACATTCAAAGCGGGTACACCGGCTACATCAGCTTCGGGCATTCGGTACTCTCAGGCGCTGCCGGGTACACGACCGCGATGTTGATCTACAACGTCGACCCGAACATGTCCCTGTGGATCACGATTCCACTGTCGATCATCGTGACGGTGCTTATCGGACTCGTCATCGCGTTGCCGTCGCTTCGGCTGCGCGGTCCGTACTTCTCGCTGATCACGTTCGCCGCGGTGCTCGTCTTTTACCGAATGCTCCGACCGCTCAGCGAGTACACCGGCGGAGAGACGGGCATCTCGAGGAACATCTACACCTACGGCAGCGACACGACCATCCTCGGGTTCGAACTGTTCTACTACGAGGTTCGCTACTACATCGCGCTCGTACCGATGCTCCTCGTCGCGCTCGGATTGCTCTACATCTCGCGGTCGAATAACGGGATGGTGTTTAAGGCGATCCGTGAGAACGAATCGGCCGTCGAGGCGGCGGGACTCGACGCGACGAAGTTCAAGATCTGGTCGTTCGCGGTGAGTTCGGTGCCGATGGGTATCGGTGGTGTCTTGCTCGTCCACCGATTCGGGAGCGTCGACCCGGAGCTGTTCGTCATCGTCGACAACAGCATCGAAATGATCGCGATGGCCGTCCTCGGCGGAATCGGGTCGATTCTCGGGCCGATCGCCGGGGCGTTCTTCTTCATCGTCGCGAACGATTACCTCCTCCCAGGATTCGGTAACGTCCTGCCGATAATCGATTTCGGGACGACGACCAGATACGCCGTGCTCTGGACGCTCGTCCTACTCGTCCTCGTGTTCGCACGGGACGGGCTTGGCAGGAAACTCTGGAACTGGCTCGGACGCCTCGGAGGTGACGACCGATGA
- a CDS encoding ABC transporter ATP-binding protein yields MTLLEIDGLTKRFGGLVAVDDFDMTVERGEIVGLIGPNGSGKSTVFNCLMGIYNVTDGQIHFDGEEITNDSTHEIVNRGLSRVSQESNPIDDMTVRENIKLFTLPNSILAFSGGASDEEIAEYAARVDIEDQLEEHPGSMPHAGVRRLEIAKALATEPEMLLLDEPFAGMNQQEITELAAKMEEFREEGITQVVVDHNMGGLMGLVDRIVVINNGDFLAAGTPEEIAGDNDVQEAYLAGEVTQ; encoded by the coding sequence ATGACGCTGCTCGAGATCGACGGACTCACCAAGCGATTCGGTGGCCTCGTCGCCGTCGACGACTTCGACATGACCGTCGAGCGCGGCGAGATCGTCGGCTTGATCGGCCCGAACGGCTCGGGCAAGTCGACCGTCTTCAACTGCCTCATGGGGATCTACAACGTCACCGACGGACAGATTCACTTCGACGGAGAAGAGATCACGAACGACTCGACTCACGAAATCGTCAACCGCGGGCTCTCTCGAGTCTCCCAAGAGTCGAACCCGATCGACGACATGACCGTTCGTGAGAACATCAAGTTGTTCACACTCCCGAACTCCATTCTGGCGTTCTCCGGCGGCGCGAGCGACGAGGAGATCGCCGAGTACGCCGCGCGCGTAGACATCGAAGACCAACTCGAGGAGCATCCGGGGTCGATGCCCCACGCGGGCGTTCGTCGCTTAGAAATCGCGAAAGCGTTGGCGACGGAGCCGGAGATGTTGCTCCTCGACGAACCGTTCGCCGGGATGAACCAACAGGAGATCACCGAACTCGCGGCGAAGATGGAGGAGTTCCGCGAGGAGGGAATCACCCAGGTCGTCGTCGACCACAACATGGGCGGTCTGATGGGACTGGTCGACCGAATCGTCGTCATCAACAACGGCGACTTCCTCGCGGCGGGGACGCCAGAGGAGATCGCCGGCGACAACGACGTCCAGGAAGCGTACCTCGCTGGTGAGGTGACACAATGA
- a CDS encoding ABC transporter ATP-binding protein → MSDPLLEIDDLHVYYGKAHALKGVSVSVERGEIYGVIGPNGAGKTTMLNAVAGFVDYEGTIRYDGRDLADERAQDIVQDGLIYCTEDRDLFPFFSVHENLLMGAQFRDDREAVEADLEMVYDLFPRLDERREQEAETMSGGEQQMLAIGRALMSDPEMLMLDEPTIGLAPVIIQDISEAIERLLDEGLTILLAEQNSTFALRHAERLSLIETGEIELEGTASEFHDNEYVREAYVGVH, encoded by the coding sequence ATGAGCGACCCACTACTCGAGATCGACGATCTACACGTCTACTACGGCAAAGCACACGCGCTCAAGGGCGTCTCGGTGTCCGTCGAGCGCGGCGAGATCTACGGCGTCATCGGCCCGAACGGGGCCGGCAAGACGACCATGCTGAACGCCGTCGCCGGCTTCGTCGACTACGAGGGAACGATCCGCTACGATGGCCGGGATCTCGCCGACGAGCGAGCCCAGGATATCGTTCAGGATGGCCTCATCTACTGTACCGAAGATCGGGATCTGTTCCCGTTCTTCTCGGTCCACGAGAACCTGCTCATGGGGGCGCAGTTCAGAGACGATCGCGAGGCCGTCGAAGCCGACCTCGAGATGGTCTACGACCTGTTCCCGCGCTTAGACGAGCGACGCGAGCAGGAGGCCGAAACGATGAGTGGCGGCGAGCAACAGATGCTCGCCATCGGTCGCGCGCTGATGAGCGACCCCGAGATGCTCATGCTCGACGAGCCCACGATCGGGCTCGCGCCGGTGATCATCCAGGACATCAGCGAGGCCATCGAACGGCTGCTAGACGAGGGGCTGACCATCTTGCTGGCCGAACAGAACTCGACGTTCGCGTTGCGCCACGCCGAACGACTCTCGCTGATCGAAACCGGCGAAATCGAACTCGAGGGAACGGCCTCTGAGTTCCACGACAACGAGTACGTCCGCGAGGCGTACGTCGGCGTTCACTGA
- a CDS encoding acyl-CoA thioesterase, whose amino-acid sequence MGTTDDADATVEPDYQPVFENRVRFAETDKQGIVFYGEYFTFQDETVSEFFRQIEYSYEQMEADNWQVHVVNTELNYRAAAEFGDRLVNEIRIVEMGTSSFTFDYRVKRLEDENLLADGSVTQVAVDLETERPITVPDEFREAVASFQGGLESDP is encoded by the coding sequence ATGGGAACAACTGACGATGCGGACGCAACCGTCGAACCCGACTACCAACCAGTCTTCGAGAATCGCGTGCGATTCGCCGAAACCGACAAGCAGGGAATCGTCTTCTACGGCGAGTACTTCACCTTTCAGGACGAGACGGTCTCCGAGTTCTTCCGCCAGATCGAGTACAGCTACGAGCAGATGGAAGCCGACAACTGGCAGGTCCACGTCGTCAACACCGAACTGAACTACCGCGCCGCGGCCGAGTTCGGCGACCGACTCGTCAACGAAATCCGAATCGTCGAGATGGGAACCTCGAGTTTCACGTTCGACTACCGCGTGAAACGCCTCGAGGACGAGAACCTACTCGCAGACGGCAGCGTCACGCAGGTCGCCGTCGATCTCGAGACCGAGCGCCCGATCACCGTTCCGGACGAGTTTCGCGAAGCGGTCGCCTCGTTTCAGGGCGGCTTGGAGAGCGACCCCTAA
- a CDS encoding N-acyl homoserine lactonase family protein: MVDATLSVLERGTITTDVNNIIEGQTLGTADEPNPQTLMGDGPVYNLVIDHPEATILWDTGSHPEANSGHWPDGLYAAFEHTGLRPLEDDLADAGYTISDIDCVIQTHLHLDHAGGLGAFAGTETPIYVHKRELEFAYYSVKTDEGDDAYIAGDFDHDLNWRIVHDDREQHFTDLEFVHLPGHTPGLLGVKLDLDGVGTVVLAGDQAYTRANYYDELPMGGALLWSKRHWLESLRTVQDLERRHDATVICGHDGDDLEVLSEL, translated from the coding sequence ATGGTCGATGCGACGCTTTCAGTACTCGAGCGCGGAACGATCACGACCGACGTGAACAACATCATCGAGGGCCAGACGTTGGGGACGGCCGACGAGCCGAATCCGCAGACGCTGATGGGTGATGGCCCCGTCTACAACCTCGTGATCGATCACCCCGAGGCGACGATCCTCTGGGACACCGGCTCTCATCCCGAGGCGAATTCGGGTCACTGGCCCGACGGCCTCTACGCCGCGTTCGAACACACCGGTCTGCGTCCGCTCGAGGACGACCTCGCCGACGCCGGCTACACCATCTCGGATATCGATTGCGTGATCCAGACGCACCTCCACCTCGATCACGCGGGCGGCCTTGGGGCATTCGCGGGCACCGAGACGCCGATCTACGTCCACAAACGCGAACTCGAGTTCGCCTACTACAGCGTAAAGACCGACGAGGGCGACGACGCCTACATCGCCGGGGACTTCGATCACGACCTGAACTGGCGGATCGTTCACGACGATCGCGAACAGCACTTCACGGACCTCGAGTTCGTTCACCTTCCCGGTCACACACCCGGGTTACTCGGCGTGAAACTCGACCTCGACGGCGTCGGAACGGTCGTTCTCGCCGGCGACCAGGCCTACACCCGCGCGAATTATTACGACGAACTCCCGATGGGCGGCGCATTGCTCTGGAGCAAACGCCACTGGCTCGAGAGCCTGCGAACGGTTCAGGACCTCGAGCGTCGCCACGACGCGACCGTTATCTGCGGACACGACGGCGACGATCTCGAGGTGCTCTCGGAGTTATAG
- a CDS encoding transporter codes for MVRVSTLVILAGIVLLFIPIPPVATVSGVIVILIGLALRFLTDL; via the coding sequence ATGGTCCGAGTCTCGACCCTCGTCATCCTCGCCGGTATCGTCTTGTTGTTCATCCCGATTCCGCCCGTCGCGACGGTATCCGGCGTGATCGTCATCCTGATCGGCCTCGCGCTCAGGTTTCTGACGGATCTCTGA
- a CDS encoding GMC family oxidoreductase has translation MAEELDPVDVVTVGVGWTGGIIAKELAQADYDVVGLERGGERDTDDWLTVHDELGYALRYKLMQDLSRETLTFRHEPDDTALPMRRYGAFLPGTGVGGAGVHWNGITWRFLPYDFEIESETIDEYGEDAIPEDMQLQDWGITYEELEPYYDEFEYTAGISGVAGNIEGEIQDEGNPYEGPRARDYPLPPMMQTPSLEVFAEGADAAGYEPFMQPSANLSETYENPDGINLGQCEYCGYCERFGCEWGAKSDPTVTVLPAAEDTGNFELRTHSNVVELLYDEDDEAVTGVKYVDSRTNTVYEQPADVVALTAYVLNNVRLLLLSGIGEPYDPETGEGVVGKNYCYQNMGGSATGFFEDEEWNLYMGAGALGASFDDINGDNFDHEDEDFLHGGNVAINQTGERPIANNPVPEDTPSWGSEFKEASLEYNHSRLEISCQGAVLPFQDNYLDLDPNYTDDYGLPLLRMTFNWHDQDYALAEYGSDVCEEVMAEMGADQVDASGGLEGDFDIIPYQTTHNTGGAIMGADPDESVVNNYLQCWDAHNLFVPGASAFVHNSGYNPTGTVGALAFRAAEGIEEYLEEPEVLADPET, from the coding sequence ATGGCAGAAGAACTCGATCCCGTCGACGTCGTCACCGTCGGCGTGGGCTGGACTGGCGGCATCATCGCGAAGGAACTGGCACAGGCCGACTACGACGTCGTCGGCTTAGAACGCGGCGGCGAGCGCGACACGGACGACTGGCTGACCGTTCACGACGAACTGGGCTACGCGCTGCGCTATAAGCTCATGCAGGACCTCTCGAGGGAGACGCTCACCTTCCGTCACGAACCGGACGATACGGCGTTACCGATGCGTCGCTACGGCGCGTTCCTGCCCGGGACCGGCGTCGGCGGCGCTGGCGTCCACTGGAACGGCATCACGTGGCGGTTCCTCCCCTACGACTTCGAGATCGAATCGGAGACGATCGACGAGTACGGTGAGGACGCCATCCCCGAGGACATGCAACTCCAGGACTGGGGGATCACCTACGAGGAACTCGAGCCCTACTACGACGAGTTCGAGTACACGGCCGGCATCTCCGGTGTTGCCGGTAACATCGAGGGCGAGATACAGGACGAAGGGAACCCATACGAAGGGCCGCGAGCCAGGGATTACCCGCTACCGCCGATGATGCAGACGCCCTCGCTCGAGGTGTTCGCGGAAGGGGCCGACGCGGCCGGCTACGAACCGTTCATGCAGCCCTCGGCGAACCTCTCGGAAACGTACGAGAACCCCGACGGCATCAACCTCGGGCAGTGTGAGTACTGTGGCTACTGCGAACGCTTCGGCTGCGAGTGGGGCGCCAAGTCGGATCCGACCGTCACCGTCCTTCCCGCCGCCGAGGACACGGGGAACTTCGAACTCCGGACGCACTCGAACGTCGTCGAGTTGCTCTACGACGAGGACGACGAGGCGGTGACGGGGGTGAAGTACGTCGACTCGAGGACGAACACCGTCTACGAGCAACCGGCCGACGTCGTCGCCCTCACGGCGTACGTGCTCAACAACGTGCGCCTGCTCCTCTTGTCGGGTATCGGGGAGCCGTACGATCCCGAAACGGGCGAGGGCGTCGTCGGGAAGAACTACTGCTACCAGAATATGGGCGGCAGCGCCACCGGTTTCTTCGAGGACGAGGAGTGGAACCTCTACATGGGCGCGGGCGCACTCGGAGCCTCATTCGACGACATCAACGGCGATAACTTCGATCACGAGGACGAGGACTTCCTCCACGGTGGGAACGTCGCCATCAACCAGACGGGCGAACGACCGATCGCCAACAACCCCGTCCCCGAGGACACTCCCTCGTGGGGCTCCGAGTTCAAAGAGGCGAGTCTCGAGTACAATCACAGCCGCCTCGAGATATCCTGTCAGGGAGCCGTCTTGCCGTTCCAGGACAACTACCTCGACCTCGATCCGAACTACACTGACGACTACGGCCTGCCGCTGCTTCGAATGACGTTCAACTGGCACGATCAGGACTACGCGCTCGCGGAGTACGGCAGCGACGTCTGCGAGGAGGTCATGGCGGAGATGGGGGCCGATCAGGTCGACGCCAGCGGCGGCCTCGAGGGTGACTTCGACATTATCCCGTATCAGACGACTCACAACACCGGCGGGGCAATCATGGGTGCCGATCCCGACGAATCGGTCGTCAACAACTACCTCCAGTGTTGGGACGCCCACAACCTGTTCGTCCCCGGAGCGTCGGCGTTCGTCCACAACAGCGGCTACAACCCGACCGGCACCGTCGGCGCGCTAGCATTTCGCGCGGCAGAGGGAATCGAGGAATACCTCGAGGAACCGGAGGTGCTGGCCGATCCGGAGACGTAG
- a CDS encoding gluconate 2-dehydrogenase subunit 3 family protein, producing the protein MPDDETGPDGEAKFDFTRRGAMMSGGAFIGASILTRRARAETTDFSLEDVEEAEIEKQGLQFFTLEQAEIVQEMANRIYPSDDNGPGAPEAGVVYFIDRQMNQDWGQGERWYMDGPFPGVEQLELETAVEAADPVGDPTEAEGVGTPPAHAEEAEPDDGEDDETDGDDENGANDENGGNNESDDGDDGDDGDTADSIAFTATDAGIQEVDEGDDDEAEDVADGEDDVEDDEDDTEDTPEEFEEDPDDPDDEETEVAWADEEPAAGQGWQHPMTPADAYTYSIDFVEAYCEEEYDESFVDLEGEEQDDVIQALEDDEVETFEGLEPSDFFLLLRENTLEGMFSDPMYGGNQEMVGWRLKNFPGSPGALGSFREHIEDDEYQEVEEPRSIADDVEEIGLNPDGDHDH; encoded by the coding sequence ATGCCGGACGACGAGACAGGACCAGACGGAGAGGCGAAGTTCGACTTCACACGACGAGGCGCGATGATGAGCGGGGGCGCGTTCATCGGCGCGAGTATCCTCACGAGGCGGGCGCGAGCGGAGACGACCGACTTCTCGCTCGAGGACGTCGAGGAGGCCGAAATCGAAAAGCAGGGACTCCAGTTCTTCACGCTCGAGCAAGCCGAAATCGTTCAGGAGATGGCGAATCGGATCTATCCTTCGGACGACAACGGCCCCGGCGCGCCCGAGGCGGGTGTCGTCTACTTTATCGACCGACAGATGAACCAGGACTGGGGCCAGGGCGAGCGCTGGTACATGGACGGCCCGTTTCCCGGCGTCGAGCAACTCGAGTTGGAGACGGCGGTCGAAGCGGCCGATCCGGTCGGCGATCCCACCGAGGCCGAAGGCGTCGGAACGCCGCCAGCCCACGCCGAGGAGGCGGAGCCGGACGACGGCGAGGATGACGAAACCGACGGGGACGACGAGAACGGCGCGAACGATGAGAACGGAGGGAACAACGAGAGCGACGACGGCGACGACGGCGACGACGGCGACACTGCTGACTCGATTGCGTTCACTGCTACCGACGCAGGTATCCAAGAAGTCGACGAGGGAGATGACGACGAAGCCGAGGACGTCGCGGACGGTGAGGACGACGTCGAAGATGACGAGGATGACACGGAAGACACTCCCGAGGAGTTCGAAGAGGATCCGGACGATCCGGACGACGAGGAGACCGAAGTCGCGTGGGCGGACGAGGAGCCAGCGGCGGGTCAGGGCTGGCAACACCCCATGACGCCCGCGGACGCGTACACGTACTCGATCGATTTCGTCGAGGCGTACTGTGAGGAGGAGTACGACGAGAGTTTTGTCGACCTCGAGGGCGAGGAGCAAGACGACGTCATTCAGGCCTTAGAGGACGACGAGGTCGAGACGTTCGAGGGACTCGAGCCGAGTGACTTCTTCCTCCTCTTGCGCGAGAACACGCTCGAGGGCATGTTTTCCGACCCGATGTACGGCGGGAATCAGGAGATGGTCGGCTGGCGGCTGAAGAACTTCCCCGGCTCTCCAGGCGCACTGGGGAGCTTTCGAGAGCACATCGAGGACGACGAGTACCAAGAGGTGGAAGAACCCCGGAGCATCGCGGACGACGTCGAAGAGATCGGCCTCAATCCGGACGGGGACCACGACCATTGA
- a CDS encoding NAD(P)/FAD-dependent oxidoreductase — protein sequence MQSTPRVLVAGGGLAGLVAARHLAGGGADVTLLERRDAVGGRVRTIERDGYRFDSGFQVLFPAYPAVRRELDLEALDLRRFTSGATIARPTHRSVLANPLDAPRTLPSTLFNADITIGDRLRVAALWWDFRDLEPETFFDDLEGGDESIERYLREQGFSDGFVERFVAPFYGGITLDRSLSTSRRVFEYTFRTLATGGAAVPAEGMEAIPNQLAKRVREVGGAIETGCEVTEVRNGPGEGSVRVTTDGGTDDWDAVVVATDPPTARELTGLESIPTDARSCVTQYYALVDDSSLETGKRLLLNAVDDEGPNHVVPHSAVAPEYAPDGVTLLSATYLGQPEADDSELAERTQTALESWYPDGGFEDLEVLHTERVEFAQFEQPPGIHGELPDARDPDESVYLAGDYTRWSSIQGAMRSGRDAAQAVLEDCSQ from the coding sequence ATGCAGTCGACTCCACGGGTACTCGTCGCGGGCGGTGGACTGGCCGGCCTCGTCGCGGCGCGTCACCTCGCGGGCGGCGGGGCCGACGTGACCCTCCTCGAGCGCCGCGACGCGGTCGGCGGTCGAGTTCGGACTATCGAACGGGACGGGTACCGATTCGACAGCGGATTCCAGGTGCTCTTCCCCGCGTATCCGGCCGTCAGGCGGGAACTGGACCTCGAGGCCCTGGACCTCCGTCGGTTCACCTCCGGAGCCACTATCGCCCGACCGACCCACCGTTCCGTCCTCGCAAATCCCCTCGACGCGCCGCGAACGCTCCCGTCGACGCTGTTCAACGCCGATATCACAATCGGTGACCGACTCCGCGTCGCGGCGCTCTGGTGGGACTTTCGGGATCTCGAGCCAGAGACGTTCTTCGACGACCTGGAGGGTGGCGACGAGTCGATCGAACGATACCTCCGCGAGCAGGGTTTCTCGGATGGATTCGTCGAGCGGTTCGTCGCGCCCTTTTACGGCGGGATCACGCTCGATCGCTCGCTGTCGACCTCGAGACGGGTCTTCGAGTACACGTTCCGAACCCTCGCTACGGGTGGAGCTGCGGTGCCCGCAGAAGGAATGGAAGCGATTCCGAACCAACTCGCCAAGCGTGTTCGAGAGGTCGGCGGAGCCATCGAGACCGGTTGCGAGGTGACGGAGGTTCGAAACGGACCGGGCGAGGGCTCCGTGCGAGTAACGACCGATGGCGGAACCGACGACTGGGACGCCGTCGTTGTCGCGACCGACCCGCCGACGGCGCGCGAACTCACCGGCCTCGAGTCGATCCCCACCGACGCCCGGAGTTGCGTCACGCAGTACTACGCGCTGGTCGATGACTCGAGCCTCGAGACGGGGAAGCGACTCCTGTTGAACGCGGTCGACGACGAGGGGCCGAATCACGTCGTCCCACACAGCGCGGTCGCGCCGGAGTACGCACCCGACGGGGTGACGTTGCTGAGTGCAACGTACCTCGGCCAGCCGGAAGCGGACGACAGCGAACTGGCCGAGCGAACGCAGACAGCTCTCGAGTCGTGGTATCCCGACGGTGGGTTCGAGGACCTCGAAGTTCTTCACACCGAACGCGTCGAGTTCGCGCAGTTCGAGCAGCCACCAGGCATCCACGGGGAGTTGCCAGACGCCCGCGACCCCGACGAATCGGTATATCTGGCCGGCGACTACACCCGCTGGTCGTCGATTCAGGGCGCGATGCGAAGCGGCCGAGACGCGGCTCAGGCCGTTCTCGAGGACTGCTCGCAGTAA